The following is a genomic window from Marinihelvus fidelis.
CGAATGGTCCGACAGGTATTTCCAGGCCGCGCTCGAAAATCACCAGCTTACCGGCGCCGTGGTTGGCTTCGTGCAGGGGGGTGAGCTGCTGTTCAGCCGCGGCTATGGCGCGGCGGATATCGAGACCGGCGCGCCGGCCGACCCGGCCACGACCCGGGTGCGCATCGGCTCGACCACCAAGACCTTTACCGCAACGATCATCGCGCAACTCATCCAGGAAGGGCGGATTGAGGGTGTCGACACGCCCGCCAACCGGTACCTGCGGCGGATCCAGCTGCCCGACAACGACGGCACGGTCATCACGCTGCGGCACCTGCTGACCCACACCGCGGGCTTCGCCGACCGCTTCTGGTTTATCGGCGCCGACACCCCCGTGCCGGTACCGGCCAGCGCGGAGGTGATCGAATCATTGCGCCCCGAATTCGCCCGCCCGGCCGGCACCCGCGTGGTGTACTCGAATTTCGGCGTCGCCACGCTGGGCTGGATCATCGAGGACATTACCGGGCAGTCAATGGAAGAGGCCATGGACGAGCGCATCTTCCGTCCCCTGGGCATGCGCGATACCGAGCTACCGGTCGACCTGGCCGAGCCCGAGGGACTGGGCAGCCCCGGCTACCTGGATGCCGATGGTTTGGCTGGTCCGGTACCGTTCACCGCCATCAACCCGGCCATCGCGCAGACCGGCTCCATCGTCTCGACGGTCAAAGACATGGCGCGCTACATGAACGCCTACCTGGGGCACGATGGCGACCTGGGTGATGGCGTGCGCCGGGCCGCCTGGGCCGTGCTGGCCGAGAACGCCAGCGGCCAGGGGCGTATGGGCATGACATTCTTCCTTCAGGACTGGGCCGGCCAGCGAGTGATCTCGCATGGTGGCAACTGGCCGGGCTTCCATACCTGGATGACCCTGCTGCCGGACCAGGATGCCGGGTTCTTCATGAGCATCCTGTCCGAGCCGGCGCCGGAGTCGCTGACGACGCGTTTCCTTCGAGCCGCCAGGCCATCGCTGGCGCCGCCGCCATCGGCCGGTATCGCCAGCGCGGCTGCCACGCATGACCAGTTCCTGGCGGCGGTGTTTGGCCCGCGTCGGCCGATGCCGGCGGCCGGGCTGGACGGCTCTCCCCGGGAGATTGCCGGCCTCTACCGGGCCGACCGCCGGCCGTTTGATACGGTCGAGGCGCTGTCGGCGCTGGTGTTTTTCGAGTCACCGCTGCAGGTGCAGGCCGCCGATGGCGGTGTCAGCATCGCCGGCGCCGCGCCCTGGCGCGCCGACGGCCAGGGTGGCTGGGTGTTCGATGCACCGACCCGGCCGCGATTCGCGCGCATGTCGGCGCCGGAGACCGACCAGCCGGTGCTGGTGCCCGATATCGGCATCTTTACCTTCACCCGTGTGCCCGCCTGGGCCAACCCCAAGTGGCATGCCATCGCCATCCACCTGCTCGTGCCGCTGACCCTTCTCGGTCTTCTGGCGCTGGCCTGGCGCGCGCCCCGTCACCGCGGCTGGCCGCGCCTGGGCGTGGTCGGTGTCGGTATCGCCGGTGCGGTGATGACGGCCTGCGCGACGCTCGCGCTGCCGGCAGGCGAGACCTTGATGAGCAGCTGGTTCGCCGGCCATGCCACGCGCGTTACCGTGTTTGTCATCGCCGCCAATGGGCTGTTACTGTCCGCCATCGTGACGTTACTCGCGGTGCTGTCCGGCCGCCTGCGCGGCGGGGCCCGCCTGCTGGCCGTCACCGCCGGCATTGCTGCCCTGGCCGTGGCGGTACTGTTGCTGCCGTACAACGTGATCGGCCTGCCCGTTTTCCAAGGATGATTCGATGTCAAAAAAGATAGCCCTGTTCTGGCCCGGTGATTACCGGGACAAGCCCAACGAACTCGCCCTGCCGCTGGCGCGCGAGGCCACCGCGCAGATGACCGCGGCGCTGAAGCGCCTGGGCCGCGACCCGTACCTGGTGGAGGGCTTCATGGCCCGGCCTGCCGACGCCATCGAGAAGCTGGGCCCCATCGACGACCCGATGATCGGCCTGTTCGTGCACTGGGTGTATGGCCCGCACACCGTCGACGGCGTGGCCGGCAAGGACAACCCGCTGCTGCTGGCGTCCAATTTCGACGGCACCTTCCCGGGCCTGGTGGGCCTGCTGAACACCGGCGCCTGCCTGGAGTCCGTGGGCCGCAAGCACTCACGCGCCTGGACCGAGGCCGCCGACTGGACCACCGATGACGCCTTCATGGCCCGGCTGGAAACCTGGTGCGAGACCGGCGAGATCCACTACGACGAGGGCGAGTTGCACGGTGCGCCTTCAGTCGGTGACGCTGCGCAGGCCATCGCCGACGAGCTGGCCGCCGAGATCGAGCGCCGGCGCATCCTGGTGCTGATGCTGGGCGATACCTCGATGGGCATGGTCAACGGCTATTTCGGCTACCGCCGCCTGCTGCGCCACGGTTTCACCGAGCACAAGGTCGACCAGGCCTGGCTACCTGGCCGCGCCGCCGCCATCGACGCCGGGCGCGTCGAAAAGGCCTTCGATTTCGTCAAGGAGAAGGGTGTGACCTTCCACTGGGGCGAAGACGGCGCCGGGGACTTCACCCCCGACAGCACCCGCGAGCAGCTGCGCCTGTACTTCGCCGCGCTGGACCTGGCGCACGAGTTCAAGGCCGACTGCATCGGCTGGCAGTACCAGCTGGGCCTGATCCCGGTGACCACGCCCAGTGATTTCTGCGAGGGACTGCTGAACTCGGCCTGCCGCCCGGAATCCGACGGCAGCCCGCTGATCACCGCCACCGAGGCCGACCAGGGCAACGTGGTGCCGATGGAGATGATGAAGCGCATCCTGCGAAAACGCGGCCTGCACGAGGCGGTGATGTTCCACGACGTGCGCTGGGGTGGCGAAGAGAACGGTCGTTTCCTGTGGGTGCTGCTGAACTCCGGCAGCTGCGGCGCCTACGCCTTCAACCACGACCCGGATTCGCTCGAAGGCGTGCATTCGTGGCGCCAGCCGAGCATGTATTTCCCCAACCCGGGCGGCACCTTCGCGGGCCTGAGCAAGCCGGGCGAGATGACCTGGGCGCGCGCCTGGCTGAGCGGTGACGAGATCGTCATGGACATCGGCCGCGGCGAGGTGGTCGAGCTGCCCGAGGAGCGCGTGCGCCATTACTGGGACGGCACCACGCCGCAGTGGCCGCTGATGATGGCGGACCTGGGCTGCTCGCAGGAGACGCTGATGGCGCACTACCAGAGCAACCACGTGGCCGTGGCCTACGGCGACATCTTCGAGGAGATGGTGGCGCTAAGCCAGGCGCTGGGCTTCCGCGTGCGCGTGGTGGGCCAGGCCGGCGCCTGAACGATTCGGCTGGACGCCCCCGGGGTGACCGCCGGGGGCATTCATCGGATAATGGGGCGGTTCACGCTAAATCCGGAAGACCGCATGACCCAGCCAGTCCACGCCCGCAATATCCTGACGTTCGCCAGCCTGGCGCTGCTGTTGGCCGGCCTGTTCGCCGTCGCCACGGCTACCGCCAACGAATTCGCCGATGAGCCCGCCGTGGGCGCGCCGCCGCCCAGTGAGCAGGGCTTCAAGCGCTGGCACGGCTATTCGCAGGAAGTCCACACCACCGAGTCCGGCCTGCAGTACAAGGTCATCAAGATGGGCACCGGCCCCAAGCCGGAG
Proteins encoded in this region:
- a CDS encoding serine hydrolase domain-containing protein: MIITAIAIAGFQVLFSPVVLAENTGAPAEPRLDADTVREWSDRYFQAALENHQLTGAVVGFVQGGELLFSRGYGAADIETGAPADPATTRVRIGSTTKTFTATIIAQLIQEGRIEGVDTPANRYLRRIQLPDNDGTVITLRHLLTHTAGFADRFWFIGADTPVPVPASAEVIESLRPEFARPAGTRVVYSNFGVATLGWIIEDITGQSMEEAMDERIFRPLGMRDTELPVDLAEPEGLGSPGYLDADGLAGPVPFTAINPAIAQTGSIVSTVKDMARYMNAYLGHDGDLGDGVRRAAWAVLAENASGQGRMGMTFFLQDWAGQRVISHGGNWPGFHTWMTLLPDQDAGFFMSILSEPAPESLTTRFLRAARPSLAPPPSAGIASAAATHDQFLAAVFGPRRPMPAAGLDGSPREIAGLYRADRRPFDTVEALSALVFFESPLQVQAADGGVSIAGAAPWRADGQGGWVFDAPTRPRFARMSAPETDQPVLVPDIGIFTFTRVPAWANPKWHAIAIHLLVPLTLLGLLALAWRAPRHRGWPRLGVVGVGIAGAVMTACATLALPAGETLMSSWFAGHATRVTVFVIAANGLLLSAIVTLLAVLSGRLRGGARLLAVTAGIAALAVAVLLLPYNVIGLPVFQG
- a CDS encoding fucose isomerase; its protein translation is MSKKIALFWPGDYRDKPNELALPLAREATAQMTAALKRLGRDPYLVEGFMARPADAIEKLGPIDDPMIGLFVHWVYGPHTVDGVAGKDNPLLLASNFDGTFPGLVGLLNTGACLESVGRKHSRAWTEAADWTTDDAFMARLETWCETGEIHYDEGELHGAPSVGDAAQAIADELAAEIERRRILVLMLGDTSMGMVNGYFGYRRLLRHGFTEHKVDQAWLPGRAAAIDAGRVEKAFDFVKEKGVTFHWGEDGAGDFTPDSTREQLRLYFAALDLAHEFKADCIGWQYQLGLIPVTTPSDFCEGLLNSACRPESDGSPLITATEADQGNVVPMEMMKRILRKRGLHEAVMFHDVRWGGEENGRFLWVLLNSGSCGAYAFNHDPDSLEGVHSWRQPSMYFPNPGGTFAGLSKPGEMTWARAWLSGDEIVMDIGRGEVVELPEERVRHYWDGTTPQWPLMMADLGCSQETLMAHYQSNHVAVAYGDIFEEMVALSQALGFRVRVVGQAGA